Genomic DNA from Candidatus Schekmanbacteria bacterium:
ATACTGGAGAGGAGCTTATCATGGAGAAAGTTGTAATAGTAAGTGCAGTAAGAACTCCATTTGGAAACTTTGGGGGTATACTTAAAGATTTTACACCCGCTCAGCTTGGCGGAATTGCAATAAAAGAAGCTATGAACCGTATAAAGCTTGACCCTGCAAAGGTTGAAGAGGTTGCGTTAGGAGTAAACCTTCCGGGCTCAGACAGGTCTATTGCAAGGCAGGCAGAGCTAAATGCAGGAATCCCTGACTCCGTTCCGGCTTACACATTAGACAGGGCATGCTGTTCAAGTCTCACAGCAATAGGGCTTGAATCTCAAAACATAATGCTCGGCCAGATTGCTGTTGCTGTTGCAGGTGGCGCGGAAAACATGAGCCAGGTCCCATATTTCATCCATGAAGCGAGATGGGGGCAAAAGATCGGGGACATAACACTTAAGGACCAGCTTGTAATCAAGTGTCCATATTCAGGCGTTCCACGTGCCCTGCAGGCAGGAATAGAATCAGTTGAATTTGGCATTTCAAGAGAAGACCAGGACCGATGGGCACTGCGCAGCCAGCAGGCATGGGCAAAAGCATTCGAAAGCGGGAAATTCGGCGATGAGATAGTGCCCGTACCCATTCCGCAGAGGAAGGGAGATCCTGTAATGTTCAGCAAGGACGAACCTCCGCGCCCCGAAACAACAATAGAACAGCTCGCAAAACTGAAAACTGTTTATGACAGCCCCACAGTAACACCCGGAAATGCGCCGGGACTCAACACAGGAGCAAGTGCAGTAGTCCTTATGAGCGAGACTAAAGCTAAAGAATTAGGACTTAAACCGATTGCAACTATTGTTTCTCATGTAAGAAATGCGGGCCATCCTCAGAGGATTGGTTCTATCCCCGGTTACACCGCACAAATAGCTTTAAAGAAAGCTGGGCTCACCATTGATGATATAAGCCTGATAGAAATTAACGAGGCATTTGCCGCAATGCCTCTCATATCAACGAAGATTCTCGGAAACAACGATGATGCTAAAATCGCTGCCATAAGGGAAAAAACAAATGTAAACGGGGGAGCCATCGCCATAGGTCATCCCACAGGCGCAACAGGCGCAAGACTTGTTATGACCCTTGCCTATGAGCTTAAGAGACGTGGAGGTGGCTATGCGCTTGCAACAATTTGCGGAGGCATAGGCGAAGGGGAAGCATGCATAATCAAGGTTTGAGATACTGTTAGAAATAAAATCGGAGAGGCAACTTTAATGGACAAGAACGAACTAAAGAAAATTGAGCAGCAGAAGCTGGAATGGGAAAAAAATGAACTTGCTGATTATTTAAAAACAGCACCTGAACGGGCTAAACAATTTGAGACAAACTCAGAAATCCCTGTTGAAAGGGTCTATACGCCAATTGAACTTGATAAAGAGGGATTTGATTTTGAAAAAGACCTGGGATTTCCCGGACAGTTTCCTTATACCCGGGGCATAACTCCATCCATGTTCAGAAGCCAGCTATGGACAATGGGTCAATACTCCGGGTTCGGCAGTGCCGAAGATACAAACAAAAGATATAAGTATCTTCTTGCGCAGGGACAGAAGGGAAACAGCGTAGCTTTCGATCTTCCTACGCAGTTGGGTTACGACTCCGACCATCCGGTTGCAAGCGGCGAAGTCGGAAAAGTTGGCGCGGCTGTTGATACCCTTCGCGATTTTGAGATACTCTTTGACGGTATTTCCATAGGTGAAATACGCCAGTCTATGACTATCAATGCAACGGCTACAATAATACTTTCCATGTATATTGCAATCGCTGAAAAACAGGGAATACCCAAAAGCGATATCGAAGTATTCATGCAGAATGATATCCTAAAAGAATACGTTGCCCGCGGAGCTTACATATTTCCGGTAAAGCCATCAATAAAACTCGTTACAGATATTTATGAATATTGTTCTAAATATATGCCAAAATCATCACCTCAGCGGATTTGCGGCTACCATATGCGCGAAGCAGGCTCAAATGCCGTACAGGAGCTGGCATTTACGCTTGCCAATGCCATAAGCTACCTGACTGCCGCAAAGGAAAGAGGTTTGAACATCGACGACTTTGCACATGGGCTTCTTATATTCCTCTCAGGCGATGGTGAGTTTTTCGAAGAGATAGCAAAGTTCAGGGCATGCCGCAGGATGTGGGCAAAGATGATGAGGGAAAGGTTCGGAGCCAAAGACCCCCGTTCGATGCAGGTAAGGTTTTTCGGCTACACGGCCGGTTCAACAATGACAGCCCAGCAGCCTTTGAATAATATAATAAGAGCAACCATTGAATCAATGGCAATGCTTTTGGGCGGTGGAAATATCATATTTGTATCGTCGTATGATGAATCTCTGGCGCTCCCCTCGGAAGAGTCGGTCACAATAGCTCTGAGAACGCAGCAGATAATAGCTGAAGAATCCGGAATTGCAAAAACCGTTGATCCTATCGGCGGCTCATATTATGTAGAAACTCTTACAAACAGGCTTGAAAAAGAAGCTCTCAAATATATCCAGAAAATAGATGAAATGGGAGGCTCCGTAATAGCAATAGAAAAAGGATATATCCAGGAAGAGATAGCGAGAGAATCGTACAAGATGCAGAAGAAAATTGAGAAGGGGGAAAAGGCGATCGTAGGTGTCAATAAATACAGAGACAATAAACAGCAGAAGACTGCGATACTCAAGGTCGACCCTGATGTAGAGAGAAATCAGAAAGAACGCTTAAGGCAGGTTAAAAGAGACAGAGACAACGAAAAGGTAAAACAAATACTCTCAAAAATAAAAGAAGTGGCTGTGACAAAAGAGAATATCATGCCAACAATGATAGAAGCTGTAAAATGCTATGCAAGCATTGGTGAAATAAGCGATGCACTTCGCGAGGTATATGGGAAATACGAAGGGAAAGTCTATTTATAGAAATAAACGCGTTAAAAAGGAGGATAAATCATGAGCAATCCGAGACGCCCCCTTGACGGCATAAGGGTTCTGGGCGTGGAAAACCAGGTAGCAGGACCATATTGTACGATGATGCTGGCTGCACAGGGCGCAGAAGTAATAAAGATAGAATCTCCGGGCACAGGGGACTCAGCAAGAGAAATGGGTCCCATAATAAAAAATGCTAAGGGAGAAAAATTCAGCGGCTATTTCCTCCGTTTCAACAGAAACAAGAAGGGAATTACCCTTGATATCAACAGCGAGCGTGGAAAAGAGATTTTCAAAGAACTTGTCAAAGAAAGCGACGTAATTGTTGAGAATTTCAGGCCTGGATTCATGGATAAAAATGGTCTCGGCTACAGCGTTCTGCGTGAGATAAATCCAAGAATAATATATGCCGCCATAAGCGGTTTCGGACAGATGAAGGGATTCGAAGGGCCATTTCAGAAAAGAACTGCTTTTGACATGGTTGTACAGTCAATGGGCGGACTGATGCACAATGTGGGAGAAGAGGACGGCCCTCCGAACTGGCTGGGTATTGCTCTGGGTGATATATACTCAGGGGTAATGGCTGCTTACGGAATACTTCTTGCATTAATGGTGCGCGAGAAGACCGGAGAGGGACAGTTCATAGACAGCTCTATGTACGACAACATGATATCCCTTAATGAAAGAGCCCTAACTGCATACTCCCTTACAGGCAATATCATGGGACGCGGTAAGGAGTCTCTTGTATACCCAATCGGACCATACAAGGTTAAGGACGGATATGTAGCAATGATTATTCCCATTGAATCTATCTGGGGAAAGCTTTGTCAGACCATAGGCAGGGAAGATCTTGCAAAAGACGAAAGATTTAACTCCGGCCCCAATAGGGCAAAGAATGCAGGCATATTGAAGCCAATCATAGACGAATGGATGAAGGACAAAACAAAGAAGGAGGCAACAGATCTTCTCCTTCAGGGTGGAGTCCCCGTAGGACCAGTACAGGACTCAAAAGATATCTTCGAGTGCCCCCATGCAAATGCAAGGCAGATGTTCCCTGAAATCGAACAGACTCCAATAGGAAAAGTAAAGATCGTTGACCTGCCACTTAAGATGTCAGGTGTTGACAAGGTAAAGCCAGGACCTGCCCCGCTCCTCGGCCAGAATACGGACGAAGTGCTTTCCAATATACTTAATTTAAGTGCTGACCAGATAGCAAAACTCAGGGCCGAAAAGATAGTGTGACAATAAAAAATAAGACGGAGGATATCCAATGCCAAAGGTTAAAGATGTTCATAGACTTGGAGTGATCGTAAAAGATTTAGAGAAAGCAGTAGATTTTTTTGTGAACAATTTTGGCGCAAAAAAAGGGATCGTATACAGAAAAGATGAAACTGAAAATTTTCCGATCGTATATGATGAAATAGAACCTGAAGGACTAAAGTCATGTTATGTCACTCTGGGACAGGATTTCCAGATTGAGCTTATGTCACCTTCAAAGCCTGACGGCAATATAGCAAAGCTCCTTGAGAAGCGTGGGGAAGGAATCCTTACCGTATGCTTTCAGGTTGACAGCGTAGATGAAGCTATCAAAGAACTCGAATCAAAAGGAGTAAGAATCGTAGGTAAAGAACAACTTAACTGGATAACAAAAATAAAGATGGCAGATGGGAGCATAAAGGAAGTACCTACACCTTATGTTTTTGTTCATCCGAAAGATGCATTCGGGCTTATGATAGAGATTGGGCTCAGATAAAAAGCACAACCGGATAAAAAATATAAAGAGGAACTATTTAATCTGATAATAGTTCCTCTTTTTTTGCTTGAATATCTCAAATAGTACTCCTAAAGTACAAACTTGGAATGACTAATATGGCAAAAAAAGAGTCTCAAGAAAGAGTCAATGAGATTTTGGCTATTGTGGAGAAAACCTATTCTGATGCGACAATCGCACTTGAATGTAAAAACCCATTCCAGCTTCTTGTTGCAACAATTCTTTCAGCGCAATGCACAGATAAAAGGGTAAATATTGTTACAAAGGATCTTTTCAAAAAATATCCGACCGTACAATCAGTAGCTGAAGCTGTTCCTTCTGAATTCGAAAATGATATTAGATCAACAGGGTTTTTCAGGAACAAGGCAAAAAACATTATAGCAACATCTAATATTCTTGTTGAGAAATACGGCGGGAAAATCCCTAAGACAATGGAAGAACTTACAGCGCTTCCCGGTATTGCCAGGAAGACGGCAAACATAATCCTCACATTCGGGTTTGGGATAATAGACGGCATTGCGGTTGACACTCATGTAAGCAGAGTCTCAAAACGGCTTGGACTCACTGATTCAGACAATCCTGAAAAAATTGAACAACATCTGATGGCAATAATCCCAAAATCTGAATGGGGCAATTTCAACTCCCGCATTATACGGCACGGCAGGGAGGTTTGCTTTGCCAGAAAGCCTGCATGCGGTATTTGTCCATTGAACAAAGTCTGCCCGTCTGCCGGCAAAATCAAATAAATGTAAAAGGTTCTTTTGTTATGCCTCTTGAACAATACAGGAAGAAGAGGAATTTTAAAAAAACCACTGAACCTTCGGGCGAAGATTTCCCCCCCAGAGGTGAAAATCTTATCTACACAATTCAGGAGCACCATGCATCGCACCTCCATTATGATTTAAGACTTGAGATTGAAGGAGTACTAAAGTCCTGGGCGATCCCTAAAGAACCTGATCTTTCCGGCATTGCAAAACGCCTTGCAGTTCAGACTGAAGACCATCCGATCGGCTATGAAAACTTTGAGGGGGAAATTCCGGAAGGTGAATATGGTGCAGGAGATGTAAAAATATGGGATAAGGGAACATGGGCTCCACTTGAAATTAAAGACGACAGGATAATTGCTGAAATTTGCGGGGAAAAAATTATAGGCGTGTGGTGCCTGATCAAACTGAAAAAAGATAAATTCTCTAAAAAGGATGCTTCAAGCCAGAACTGGTTGTTTTTCAAAAAAAAGGAGAAGAAGAAATAATCAATAAAAGCAGTCCCTTCAGAAATATTGGCATCCCTGTATGTCTGGTCATTATATATGTTCTTGCCCGCCTCTGGGTTCTATCCTCCGGAACATTCATGTGGAATGATGAAGAGTTATACAATGGCAACATTGCTAGAGATCTTATAAAAGGGTTGAGCCTTCCTTTTTTTGATTACATGTTCACACCATATCACGGGGGATCGCTTGTCATTGGTATTCTCGCAGTCCCTTTTTTCCTTATTTTCGGTGAAACTTATTTTGCCCTCAAACTTGTTGGACTCACGATATCAGCGCTGGGATTGATATTTTTTTTTCTTACCATCAGACGCCATATAGGTGAACGTGCTGCCCTGCTGTCTTCCCTGATTTATATATTCTCCCCGTCTCTTTTCACAGAATCTACTCTTGTATCATGGGGAAACCACACTGAATCTATCTGTCTTGTGTGGATAATATATTTTCTGCTTCTTGAATTTATAGAAAATGAACATAACAGTGATAAAATCTTATATACTTTGTTATTGGGTGCGGTTTCCGGGTTTTCACTTTTTTTCGCATATATCTCTCTTTATGCGATAGCTTACAGCCTGCTCATTTTTTTAATGTTAAACAGAGGAAAATTGTTTTGGAAAAAAACATCTCTATATTGTGCATCTTTCACAGCAGGATTTTCACCATGGATATACTATAACTTAACGCACCATTTTGAAGGTCTTTCAATTGTCAAACGTTATTCAATTGGTGAGAAGGGAAGCTCAGCTCTCACTTTTATTGGCAAAGTATTAAAATATTTTACCTTTGATATCCCCGGCCTTTTTGATTTTTATAACCCCAGCAGCATTTCCTTTTCTCCTGTGCAGTTTGTGTTCTATCTTATTTTCATTGGAGGATTTATTCTGCTAATCATTGAAAACAGAAAAGCCCTTTTTTCTATTTTTCAAAAAACAAATCCAGAGTCAGAGAAAAGTAAACCTTTAAATCGTGAAACAAAGGAAATCATTCTGCTTGGAGGATTCATTGCTTTTACCTTGTTCTTTCTTTTAAGCAAAGTTTTCACAGGGGATAAACTTGATGATAGACTTTATGGATTAAGATACATAACACATATTTACCCCTATGCATTTCTTACGCTTGGACTTTTGACAGAACGGTTTCTTTCTTCAAAAGGAAGAGTATGGAAATCATCGGGAATAATTCTACTGGCATTTTTTCTCATCATAGGATTGCTTGCTAACAGATGGATACCTGACAGATCAGACCCTCTCAAATATTCCATGATGGACGGATTCTCATTTATGAGATTCGGATGGTCTATTCCTAAAAAATACGAGTTAGATTTCAACAAGTATATTTCGATCGGTGAAGGAATAGACGCTGCCTACCGTCATGAATATTATTCCGGTATAGGGATGTACATCGCAGGCAAAGGACTAATATGGAAAAAACACTTTGAACAATATGAACCACTCTATCCCCTTATTGATGCAAACCTTCCATACGATCTCGAAACTTACTTCTACGAAGGGAATGGGAAGGAAATTGGGGCTAATTCCATATTTAATCTTTATAAGAATTCCATTAATAACATTAAGAAATTCCCTGAAAAGTTTCAGCGTTTCGGATTTATTGGAATGGCAAGAGCAGTGGATGAAAGCACCGTCCCAGAAACAGATATAAAAAATATCATCAGAGATGTACCCGAGGAATATAGAATATTTTTTCTAAAATCCCTGGGTGAAAGGCTTTTGACTGAGGAAGGGAATCTTAAAGCAACTGTGACAAGGGTTGAAAAATTGTCTTACAGCAGGCTGGAAAAAAGCGCAGTTTATAGCGGAATAGGGAGAAGTCTTATAAAACAGTTGCATGGAAATATTAAGTTTGCCGTTGATATGACGCAAGATAACAGTATCCCTTTTTTCGCAAGGGCTGAACTGCTTGAATCACTGGGAGAACAATTTTTTACTCTTTATAAACAACATTTAAACCTGTTGCCTGAGACAATAGAGCTTCTGAGTAAAGAAGAAAAAGAATTTATATTTAGAGGAATAGGATTAAGTATGGCAGATAAATATGGTTTTTACATTCCTTTCATTATAAGAGAGATTGAAATCCCTTTAGGAGTCACTTCGGCGGAATTCATCATGGAAGGGATTGGCAAAGCTTTATTTATCAGATACGGTTATAATATAGATATTGCTGAAAATATATTAAGGGGAGCGGAGTTAAACAATTATTATCCGCACCTTTTTGAAGGATTCAGAAAAGCTGCATCGGAATCCTCTAATTTCACAGCCCAAAAGGAAGATATTAAAGATATTAAATTAGACAGGTAATGAGCGAATGTCTGAAAATATAATACTAATTCCGACTTATAACGAGATTGAAAACATAGGTGTCATAGTAAATGAGATCCTATCAACTTACGACCACCAGTTTGACATTCTTATTATTGATGACAATTCTACTGACGGAACCAAAGAACTTGTAAATGAACTTGCGCACAAACATGAGGGGCGTGTCATGGTGCTTAACAGAGAGAAAAAGGAAGGCCTCGGTGTTGCGTACAGAGCAGGAATGAAGATCGCCCTTGCGAAAAATTACAAATACATTTTGCAGATGGATGCTGACCTTTCACATCAGCCTCAATATCTGAAAAATTTTCTTGAGGCGGCAAAAGGTGCAGACCTTGTCGTTGGTTCAAGATATCTTAACGGAATAAGCATAGTTAACTGGCCTCTCCGCAGGCTCATTTTAAGTCTCTGGGCAAACAAATACGTGAGATTTTTTACAGGTCTAAAGCTTACAGATTTTACAAGTGGCTTCAGATGTTTCAGAAGCGAGCTTTTAAACAAAATCCCTCTGGACCATATGTTCTCCGATGGCTATGCTTTCCTCGTAGAGCTGACATACCGCTCGTTCCATCTGAATGCAAAGATAAGCGAGATACCTATAGTCTTCATTGAACGTCGCAACGGGGAATCAAAGATAAACTACACTGTTTGCCTTGAGGCTGCAGTTATCCCTCTGAAGCTGAGATTTAAAAAACTTCTGGGAACTTTGTAACTGCCTTTAAATCCCGAGTTCTGAAATCTTTTCCTTTGTAGGCACGCCGTTGTTGTCCCAACCGCGCAAAGCATAGTACTCTGTAAGCATCGGTTCGAAATCAACTGTTTCCCCCTTCGATGGCCCCTCAGACATAGGTTCACTTATGACGCGCGGAGGCAGGGAATCATCTTTTCTTGTAAACCCTGCTTTAACATTAAAAAGCCTCTCAACGTTAAATATTCTTTCTCCAGCCTTTATATAATCATCAAGCGTGAAATTGTGTCCAGTTGCTGCACTGATAAGCTTGGTAAAAGGTTCATGCTGGACAACAACAGTGGCAAAAAGGCAGGCACCTGTCGAATCAATCGCAGCATTAAGGTTCTGAAAATCCCGTGCTAGTTCAGCTTTCCCCTCTGTTATCTTAGCTTTAACTTTTTTTGGAATACCGAAAAGTTCTGCAAAAACCGTAGCTCCTCTCGTATGGTCTCCACCACGAGGGTTGGTAGAATATGTAAGCGCCATCCCTTTTGCACCGCGCGGATCGTAAGCTGATATCTCCATTTTTTTCGAAGTCATTGAGAGTTCAGGTCTTCCATATTTTTCTGCAAGCCTGTAACTGCCAAGTGCAAGGAGATCTCCAAAGCCCTCGCGAAGACCTGTTTTTCTTGTAAGCTCTACCATTGCCTTCGCATCACCAAATTTAAGAGGCATTCCGACTTCTTTCTCACTTATAAGCCCGAGTTCAAAAAGTTCCATTGCCGTCGCAATAGTTACACCCACAGATATGCTGTCCATACCTAGCTCATTGCAGATATAATTCGCCTTTGCCACTGCATTTATATTGTCAATCCCGCAGGTAGAACCAAATGCATATATAGTTTCATACTCAGGGCCTTCCCCTGTTCCTTCGAAACCTTCTTCCTTGACCCTGGTCACGCGCCCACAACCCAGCACACAGCCGTGACAACTTCTTTTCCTTACAAGTATCTTGTCCCTTATTGCCTGTCCGTTGAGATTCGGAGCACCTGCGAAAACTCCTTCACGGTAGTTGTTGGTAGGGAAAATGCCTACTGCATTGCAGTAATCAACAGCCATTGGAGTTCCAAAGTAACCATACCCCTTGGCAACATCTCCTTTGAAGAGGTTTGAAATCTCAACATTCACATCCCTGAACCCGTCAGCCACTGCAAAACCCTTTGTACCTCTCACAGCGATAGCTTTAACATTTTTTGAACCCATCACTGCACCAACACCTGACCTGGCAGCAGACCTGTTCATGTCATTTATTATTGCTGCCATTAGAACAAGCTTTTCTCCGGCAGGTCCGATACATGCAACCTTTGCCCTGTGATCTGTCTTTGATTTTAGGGCTTTTGTAGTCTCATGGGTATTCATCCCCCAAAGCTCAGATGCATCCTTCAATTCAATCTTGTCGTTGTTGATCCAGATATAGATTGGCTTTGGAGACTTTCCTTCAAGGATTATGCCATCGAAACCAGCAGCCTTTAACTCCGGTCCCCAGTATCCGCCTGAATTGGAACATGCAATTGTCCCGGTCTGTGGAGATTTAGTCACAACCATGAATCTTGCTGCGCAGGGAGCACCTGTCCCTGTAAGCGGACCGGTCATTATAAACAATTTGTTATCTGGGGAAAGCGGGTCTATAGTTGCATCAATCTCATCCAAGAGCATCTTTGACGCAATTCCTCTTCCACCTATATATTTTTTTGCAAGGTCCTCGTTTAAAGGCTCAACAGTACACTTGCTTTCCGTAAGATTTATCCTAAGGATTTTTCCAGTCCATCCTTTCATAGTTCTTTTACCCCCTTAAGTTTTTCCCCAAGATCTGCGAAGAGCTTTTCTCTTTCAGCTTTCTCCTCAGGAGTAATTTCTCTCCACTCGATAGCTCTGTCCTTACAAAAAATAACGCATTCAGGATTCCCGTTACAAAAATCACATTTAATGGCATGTCCTAAATCATCATAAGGGAAAATATGTTTAACCGGACATTCATCAATGCATGCCCCGCACCCTGTACATGTCTCCTCATCTATCCTAACTATACCTGATTCAGGATCTTTAGAGATTGCGTCTACAGGACAGACAGATAGACACGGAGGATTGTCACACTGGAAGCAGGTTAGCGGATAATAAAGATGTTCCTCATCAAAAGTCACACATTTGATTTTGGAATAAAAGCTCGTAAATACATTGAAGTATTTATGCGAGCATGCTGCTTCGCACCTCTTGCAACTTGTACACTTCTTGGGATTGAATTGAATTACATTTGGCATCTAAAAACCCCCTTCGATTTTTATAACTTAATTTGCCTCTGAGAGAGCAAATTCTATTTCACTTCTTATACTATCTTCCGTCCTTCTGTTCAATGCCGAATTAAGCATTTGTCTTGCCATTTCTCCTCCGATCATGCCTGCTGCCCAAGCCGCATATCCTGCAAGTTCTTCATCACTATTATAAAGCAAGCTCTGTAATACCGGAAGTGCCCTTTCATCGTGGAAATTCCCGAGACCTAGAACTGCATTGCGCTGAAGATACTTCTTGTCCATCAGAAAAAAACCCATAAGCGTCATTGCATATCCATTATCCCATTCTTCATCAGTAATCTCTGCTATCTTAAAAAGCGGCGGATAAAGAAGTTCTTTTGGAGTTTCATATCCTTCTACTTTTTTTAGATTCCGGTTTTTCGGACATGCATCCCTGCATACGGTACACCCTTCTCCAAGCAGATTGCCGCACTTTGCCCGTATTTCATGGGGAATATTTTTTTTGTTATGCCCAAGATGAAAATCAATACACTTTGTCATATCGCACCTGTAAGGCACAGATAGTGCGTTAGTAGGACAAGCTCTCATGCAAAGATCACATTTCCCGCAAACATCATTCATTGACTGATCGGGCTCCATTTCTGCATCAGTTATAAAAGCTCCCAGTGTTATCCATGACCCGTAATCAGGATGAAGGATGACGGCATTTTTCCCATAAACACCTACCCCACACTTAGAAGCCATGAGCTTTATAGGAAATGAACCTCCAGTCATTGAAAAACACTGACAGCCCTTCCCTGTAAAAAAATCAGTAAGCTTTGAACTCCTCTCTGCATTATTTTGAAGATATTTCACATTCACGTGAGACTGCTCAGCACATCCTAGAAGTTCCCTTCGGCACTCCTCAAAGCTTTGCATCCTCCCCAAAAACCCAGGAGTTCCAACTATTACTACAGATTTTGCTTCAGGCAACAAATCTTTA
This window encodes:
- a CDS encoding 4Fe-4S dicluster domain-containing protein; translated protein: MPNVIQFNPKKCTSCKRCEAACSHKYFNVFTSFYSKIKCVTFDEEHLYYPLTCFQCDNPPCLSVCPVDAISKDPESGIVRIDEETCTGCGACIDECPVKHIFPYDDLGHAIKCDFCNGNPECVIFCKDRAIEWREITPEEKAEREKLFADLGEKLKGVKEL
- a CDS encoding epoxyqueuosine reductase, whose amino-acid sequence is MSLKSDFMEFAERELKIPLVGIVAADDFSGADMERLSFVQKKFAEATPLSGGIETVFQPKDLLPEAKSVVIVGTPGFLGRMQSFEECRRELLGCAEQSHVNVKYLQNNAERSSKLTDFFTGKGCQCFSMTGGSFPIKLMASKCGVGVYGKNAVILHPDYGSWITLGAFITDAEMEPDQSMNDVCGKCDLCMRACPTNALSVPYRCDMTKCIDFHLGHNKKNIPHEIRAKCGNLLGEGCTVCRDACPKNRNLKKVEGYETPKELLYPPLFKIAEITDEEWDNGYAMTLMGFFLMDKKYLQRNAVLGLGNFHDERALPVLQSLLYNSDEELAGYAAWAAGMIGGEMARQMLNSALNRRTEDSIRSEIEFALSEAN
- a CDS encoding aldehyde ferredoxin oxidoreductase family protein, which gives rise to MKGWTGKILRINLTESKCTVEPLNEDLAKKYIGGRGIASKMLLDEIDATIDPLSPDNKLFIMTGPLTGTGAPCAARFMVVTKSPQTGTIACSNSGGYWGPELKAAGFDGIILEGKSPKPIYIWINNDKIELKDASELWGMNTHETTKALKSKTDHRAKVACIGPAGEKLVLMAAIINDMNRSAARSGVGAVMGSKNVKAIAVRGTKGFAVADGFRDVNVEISNLFKGDVAKGYGYFGTPMAVDYCNAVGIFPTNNYREGVFAGAPNLNGQAIRDKILVRKRSCHGCVLGCGRVTRVKEEGFEGTGEGPEYETIYAFGSTCGIDNINAVAKANYICNELGMDSISVGVTIATAMELFELGLISEKEVGMPLKFGDAKAMVELTRKTGLREGFGDLLALGSYRLAEKYGRPELSMTSKKMEISAYDPRGAKGMALTYSTNPRGGDHTRGATVFAELFGIPKKVKAKITEGKAELARDFQNLNAAIDSTGACLFATVVVQHEPFTKLISAATGHNFTLDDYIKAGERIFNVERLFNVKAGFTRKDDSLPPRVISEPMSEGPSKGETVDFEPMLTEYYALRGWDNNGVPTKEKISELGI